Proteins encoded within one genomic window of uncultured Draconibacterium sp.:
- a CDS encoding MFS transporter encodes MRNSEIKKYYTLLSLYLAQSIPMSFFSTVIPVIMRMENYSLESIGYIQLIKLPWILKMLWAPLVDKTSKNKRHYRRWIIMSEAFYALIIMSIGYLNLQTDFTTIIILMVIAFTASATQDIATDAFAILILNKNERSLGNSMQSAGSFIGTMMGSGVLLIIYHYWGWLWLLRSLGLFVLFALIPVSLYNARNGKEPDRSTKNVSPLEFIYFFRQKKIGAHLLLLFLFYSGIIGILTMIKPYFVDLGYDIKEIGIISGIFGTACGVIMTIPAGFLLRKKGITKAVWIFPVINVLVATFFFGLTYTNHALWLVYLGVALLWGAYAMSSVFVYTMSMHVVRKGREGTDFTIQIVITHLSSLVIAIMSGKVADTLTYRGLFAIEIGLGILILALLPFIFRKSFYLKYEQETD; translated from the coding sequence ATGAGAAATAGCGAAATAAAAAAATATTATACACTGCTGAGCCTATACCTGGCCCAGTCGATCCCGATGAGTTTTTTCTCTACGGTGATCCCCGTGATCATGCGAATGGAGAACTACTCGCTGGAATCTATCGGTTACATTCAGTTGATAAAACTGCCGTGGATTCTGAAAATGCTGTGGGCGCCTCTGGTGGATAAAACCAGTAAAAACAAACGGCACTACCGCCGCTGGATCATCATGTCGGAGGCGTTTTATGCACTGATAATTATGAGCATCGGGTACTTAAACCTGCAAACCGATTTTACTACTATTATTATTCTGATGGTAATTGCGTTTACCGCTTCGGCAACGCAGGATATTGCCACCGATGCATTTGCCATTCTTATTCTGAACAAAAACGAACGCAGCCTGGGAAACAGCATGCAGTCGGCCGGTAGTTTTATCGGAACCATGATGGGAAGTGGTGTTCTACTCATTATTTACCATTATTGGGGTTGGTTGTGGTTGTTACGCTCGCTCGGATTGTTCGTGTTATTTGCGCTTATTCCGGTGTCGTTGTATAACGCACGCAACGGAAAAGAACCCGATCGTTCAACAAAAAATGTATCGCCATTGGAGTTTATCTACTTTTTCAGGCAGAAAAAAATTGGCGCTCACCTTTTGTTGCTCTTCCTGTTTTATTCAGGAATAATCGGGATTCTTACCATGATAAAACCCTACTTCGTTGATTTGGGTTACGACATTAAAGAAATTGGAATCATCTCCGGAATATTCGGAACCGCCTGTGGTGTCATTATGACCATTCCGGCAGGATTTCTGCTCCGCAAAAAAGGAATTACCAAAGCGGTGTGGATCTTTCCGGTAATTAATGTACTGGTGGCCACTTTCTTTTTCGGACTAACCTATACCAATCATGCCTTGTGGCTGGTTTATTTGGGTGTCGCGCTGCTTTGGGGAGCTTATGCCATGTCGTCGGTATTTGTATATACCATGAGCATGCACGTAGTTCGAAAAGGCCGCGAAGGAACCGATTTTACCATTCAGATTGTAATTACACACCTAAGCAGCCTTGTTATTGCGATAATGAGCGGAAAAGTGGCCGATACGCTTACTTACCGCGGGCTGTTCGCCATAGAGATTGGGCTCGGAATACTTATTCTTGCCCTGTTGCCATTTATCTTCAGAAAAAGTTTTTACCTGAAGTATGAACAAGAAACCGATTAA
- the hemN gene encoding oxygen-independent coproporphyrinogen III oxidase, which produces MKVSQKLIEKYNTPVPRYTSYPPANFFSPEFTPEQYVKVLEQSNSENPQNISIYIHIPFCPKICYFCGCNTHLTRDKNKMEVYVDALKKEIRMVKKLLSDDRKVSQVHWGGGTPNSLSIELVEDIMNLIHELFEFIPKPEIAMECHPAMLDQNYIDRLVALKFNRFSLGIQDFNKEVLDNVNRDPSILPEEDLVAMIRSHEGTSVNFDFIYGLPFQDEESFAKTIERAISLSPDRLVTFSYAHVPWVKKAQKILDARGLPSATKKLAMFEVGYRLLTENGYDAIGLDHFARPDDELSIAFKNKTLHRNFQGYCTRETTGQVYAFGATGISQLENAYAQNAKDTNTYVDQINAGKFTIEKGYQLNETEKIIRHVINEVMCNYYISWEEAAQMLKTSPDVIKQSIIYDESFLAGFVEEGLLSLSKDELHVSEQGRFFVRNIAASLDPNMRNATLKFSKAL; this is translated from the coding sequence ATGAAAGTATCACAAAAGTTAATAGAAAAATACAACACCCCGGTTCCGCGATACACAAGCTATCCACCGGCCAACTTTTTTTCACCGGAATTTACTCCGGAACAATACGTAAAAGTGTTGGAACAATCCAATTCTGAAAATCCACAGAATATTTCCATTTATATTCATATCCCGTTTTGCCCGAAGATCTGTTATTTCTGCGGCTGCAACACGCACCTAACGCGCGACAAAAACAAAATGGAAGTTTATGTTGACGCACTGAAAAAAGAGATCCGCATGGTGAAAAAGTTGCTGAGCGACGACCGAAAAGTGTCGCAGGTGCACTGGGGAGGCGGAACACCAAACTCGTTGTCGATTGAATTGGTAGAAGATATTATGAACCTGATTCATGAGCTTTTCGAGTTTATTCCCAAACCGGAAATTGCCATGGAATGCCATCCGGCAATGCTCGATCAGAACTACATCGATCGTTTGGTAGCACTGAAATTTAACCGCTTTAGTTTGGGTATTCAGGATTTTAACAAAGAGGTGCTGGACAATGTAAACCGCGATCCGTCGATACTTCCCGAGGAAGATTTGGTTGCCATGATCCGCAGCCACGAAGGTACCAGCGTGAATTTCGACTTTATCTACGGTCTTCCGTTTCAGGATGAAGAATCGTTTGCCAAAACCATTGAGCGCGCCATAAGTCTTTCGCCCGATCGTTTGGTAACGTTCTCGTATGCACACGTACCGTGGGTGAAAAAAGCACAAAAAATTCTGGATGCACGTGGTTTGCCATCGGCAACAAAAAAACTGGCCATGTTCGAGGTTGGTTATCGTTTGTTGACAGAAAACGGCTACGATGCCATTGGTCTGGACCACTTTGCCCGCCCGGATGACGAACTGAGTATTGCCTTTAAAAATAAAACGTTGCACCGTAATTTCCAGGGTTATTGCACCCGCGAAACAACAGGTCAGGTCTATGCTTTTGGAGCTACCGGAATCAGCCAGTTGGAAAATGCCTACGCACAAAATGCCAAGGATACAAATACCTACGTTGACCAAATCAACGCCGGAAAATTTACCATTGAAAAAGGTTATCAGCTGAATGAAACGGAGAAGATCATTCGCCACGTGATTAACGAAGTGATGTGCAACTACTATATTTCGTGGGAAGAAGCGGCGCAAATGCTAAAAACTTCTCCCGATGTAATCAAACAAAGCATTATTTACGATGAGTCGTTCCTTGCCGGTTTTGTCGAAGAAGGCCTTTTGTCGCTGTCGAAAGACGAACTGCATGTTAGCGAACAGGGACGTTTCTTTGTACGCAACATCGCTGCCAGCCTTGATCCAAACATGCGGAATGCAACCTTAAAATTCTCAAAAGCACTATAA
- the hemG gene encoding protoporphyrinogen oxidase has protein sequence MQKNQLNIAVIGAGLTGLTTAYYLKKFGFKVQVFEKNDHAGGVIQTHRKNGFVFESGPNTGSMGQEEAAELFEDLADDCTLEYANKAAEARWIWMDGKWHGMYMSGIKAATTPLFTWYDKFRILGEPFRKPGTNPNETIADMVRRRMGKSFLRNGIDPFLSGVYAGDPEKLVTRFALPKLYWLEQNYGSFIGGSIKQKKARKKEPPRKANRQVFSVENGLDNLIKALVKNIGEENIKLGCKNLEIKKEGDQDYTIDGKSFTHVVSTTGSHAVESLFPFLPKEKMQAINKMNYAKVTQVVLGFNNWKGIPVNSFGGLVPSAEKRDVLGILLPASFLKNRAPENGTLLSVFMGGIKKPEMFEYSDNKIIEIAEREVREMMGLESFEPDLMEIFRYPHAIPQYEFESEEKVQAISDLETEFKGLTLAGNMRDGIGMADRIKQGRTIANQFATDYL, from the coding sequence ATGCAAAAAAATCAACTAAACATTGCCGTTATTGGGGCAGGACTAACCGGACTTACAACAGCTTATTACCTTAAAAAATTTGGTTTTAAGGTACAGGTTTTTGAAAAGAACGACCATGCAGGTGGTGTGATTCAAACCCACCGTAAAAATGGTTTTGTTTTCGAATCGGGACCAAATACCGGCTCGATGGGCCAGGAAGAAGCAGCCGAACTTTTTGAAGACCTGGCTGATGATTGTACGCTGGAATACGCTAACAAAGCAGCCGAAGCTCGTTGGATATGGATGGACGGCAAATGGCACGGAATGTACATGAGCGGCATAAAAGCAGCAACCACTCCCCTTTTTACGTGGTACGACAAATTCCGCATCCTGGGCGAACCTTTTCGTAAACCGGGTACCAACCCGAACGAAACAATTGCTGATATGGTGCGCCGCCGAATGGGAAAAAGTTTTCTGCGAAATGGTATCGATCCTTTTCTTTCGGGCGTTTATGCCGGCGATCCGGAGAAACTGGTAACACGTTTTGCTTTGCCGAAACTTTACTGGCTGGAACAAAACTACGGCAGCTTTATCGGCGGAAGTATCAAACAAAAGAAAGCACGCAAAAAGGAACCGCCACGAAAAGCCAATCGTCAGGTATTTTCGGTTGAAAACGGGTTGGATAACCTGATAAAAGCGCTGGTAAAAAATATTGGTGAGGAAAATATTAAGCTGGGCTGTAAAAACCTGGAGATTAAAAAAGAAGGAGATCAGGATTATACGATTGACGGAAAATCATTTACACACGTTGTTTCTACAACCGGATCACATGCAGTGGAAAGTCTTTTTCCATTTTTACCGAAAGAGAAAATGCAGGCAATTAATAAAATGAATTACGCCAAAGTTACCCAGGTAGTATTGGGTTTTAACAACTGGAAAGGAATTCCTGTCAACTCCTTTGGCGGCTTGGTACCATCAGCCGAAAAACGCGATGTGCTGGGTATTCTCTTACCTGCCTCTTTCCTGAAAAACCGTGCACCGGAAAACGGCACCTTATTATCGGTATTTATGGGCGGTATTAAAAAACCCGAGATGTTCGAATATTCAGACAATAAAATAATTGAAATTGCAGAGCGTGAAGTACGCGAAATGATGGGACTCGAAAGCTTTGAACCCGATCTGATGGAGATTTTCCGCTATCCGCATGCCATTCCGCAATATGAGTTTGAAAGTGAAGAAAAAGTACAGGCCATTTCCGATTTGGAGACCGAGTTTAAAGGCTTAACTCTTGCCGGAAACATGCGCGACGGAATTGGAATGGCCGACCGAATAAAACAAGGAAGAACAATTGCGAACCAATTTGCAACAGATTATTTATGA
- the hemH gene encoding ferrochelatase has protein sequence MIEKTAVLLMNVGSPNEPTVPAVRKYLTEFLNDERVIDLPYLLRKFLVNAIIIPFRVKNSTKLYQQLWTKKGSPLIYISDELKQKLQEELGDNYEVFMGMRYGNPGYKAALADIKKKGFKKLILLPLFPQHAMSTTETSLVAAQKEIKKLGIKSEVFEVGQFYHDPKFIDAFAERIQQYKLQDYNHIIFSYHGLPNRHLEKCHPGITVENCSCQNAMPEHGAMCYRATVYETSRLLAAKLNLQPENYSVGFQSRLSKNWLTPFTDELLGEKLAEGKKKILIAAPSFVTDCLETTLELGVEYGEEFLEKGGEKLQLVDSLNTEKSWVETLALLVQKSISE, from the coding sequence ATGATAGAGAAAACAGCTGTTTTGTTGATGAATGTTGGTAGTCCCAACGAGCCTACGGTTCCTGCCGTTCGGAAATACCTGACTGAATTTTTAAATGATGAGCGTGTTATCGATCTTCCGTACCTGCTTCGAAAATTTTTGGTAAACGCGATTATTATTCCGTTCAGGGTAAAAAATTCAACCAAATTATACCAGCAGTTGTGGACAAAAAAAGGATCTCCGTTGATCTATATTTCCGATGAGTTAAAGCAAAAACTTCAGGAAGAACTGGGCGACAATTACGAAGTTTTTATGGGAATGCGTTATGGAAATCCCGGATATAAAGCAGCTTTGGCAGACATAAAAAAGAAAGGTTTTAAAAAGCTGATTTTGCTACCGTTGTTTCCACAGCATGCCATGTCAACCACTGAAACGTCGCTGGTTGCAGCCCAAAAAGAAATTAAAAAGCTGGGAATAAAATCAGAGGTGTTTGAGGTTGGTCAATTCTACCACGATCCAAAATTTATTGATGCTTTTGCCGAGCGAATTCAACAATACAAGTTGCAGGATTACAACCACATCATTTTTTCGTACCACGGTTTACCCAACCGGCATTTGGAAAAGTGCCATCCGGGAATTACTGTGGAAAATTGCAGCTGCCAAAATGCAATGCCGGAACACGGTGCAATGTGTTACCGTGCCACGGTTTATGAAACGTCACGTTTGCTGGCAGCCAAATTAAACTTACAGCCCGAAAATTATTCGGTCGGTTTTCAGTCGCGTTTATCGAAAAACTGGTTGACTCCATTTACAGATGAATTACTGGGAGAAAAACTGGCAGAAGGTAAAAAGAAAATACTGATAGCGGCACCTTCGTTTGTTACCGACTGCCTGGAAACCACACTGGAATTGGGAGTGGAATACGGCGAAGAATTCCTGGAAAAAGGAGGAGAAAAACTGCAATTGGTTGACAGTTTAAACACCGAAAAAAGCTGGGTAGAAACATTGGCTCTGCTGGTTCAAAAAAGTATTTCAGAATAA
- a CDS encoding glycoside hydrolase family 2 TIM barrel-domain containing protein, producing the protein MLKTLYGGVCALLLLVSCTQKETTINREESFDKDWKFIRADVPDGQNMAFDDSDWRMLDLPHDYSIEDQQEKEGVKQIGPFSEESAGGASTGHVVGGTAWYRKHFTLKPEDEGKTIKILFDGVYMNADFWINGNHLGNHPYGYTAFAYDLTEYLNPAGEENVLAVQVKNEGKNSRWYSGSGIYRNVRLLKLNPVHIDLWGVYITTPEVSKEKATVKIETQITASESAEGLSIKGQMINADGQIVAQWNSPVDLKQASSVLQTELEYPSLWSPESPALYTAKIQLLDGDMVIDQHDEKFGIRSIDFSPEEGFLLNGESVLLKGGCLHHDNGPLGSAAFKAAEYRRVKTMKDNGFNAIRTSHNPPSKHFLIACDELGILVMDESFDHWQRGKNDQDYHLYFDDWWERDLESMVLRDRNHPSIVIWSVGNEINERADSSGLAIFKFLREKVLTMDNTRPVTQAICHFWDHPGWDWDRTIPAFAQMDIHGYNYQWKNYEPDHEKHAERIIVGTESFPKEAFDNWDLVEKHPYVIGDFVWTGMDYLGESGIGHNNLDNENVGFLPDWPWYNAYCGDINILGYKKPQMYYRDVVWRNSELEMLVHEPVPDGRKEMVSMWGWPEEWKSWNWEGNEGTALQVAVYTRCDQVRLELNGEVIGTKDVAQKNSAVQQMDIPSESRQIEALAAYFDVPYQTGELVAIGIKDGKEVVRQSLKTAGKPAALKVVAEKENVKASVNDLAYFNIEVVDANGNLVPNAELPVEFTIEGNGSLQAVANGNPKDMKSFQQPRVNTFRGKCQLIVRPGENGAEIKVTATSEGLESSNYAVKVL; encoded by the coding sequence ATGCTAAAAACCTTGTATGGTGGAGTATGCGCTCTGCTTCTTTTGGTTTCCTGTACGCAAAAGGAAACAACCATTAACCGCGAAGAATCATTTGATAAGGATTGGAAATTTATCAGGGCTGATGTTCCGGATGGACAGAATATGGCTTTTGATGATTCCGATTGGAGAATGCTTGATCTGCCACACGATTACAGTATTGAAGACCAGCAGGAAAAAGAAGGAGTAAAACAAATCGGACCATTTTCGGAAGAAAGTGCAGGCGGGGCTTCCACTGGTCATGTTGTTGGCGGAACGGCCTGGTACCGAAAACATTTTACACTTAAACCTGAAGATGAAGGCAAAACGATTAAGATTCTTTTTGACGGTGTTTATATGAATGCTGATTTCTGGATCAATGGAAATCATCTTGGCAACCATCCGTATGGATACACGGCTTTTGCTTATGATTTAACGGAGTATTTAAATCCGGCCGGAGAAGAGAACGTTTTGGCTGTACAGGTGAAAAACGAAGGAAAAAACTCGCGTTGGTATAGTGGATCAGGAATTTACAGAAATGTGCGTTTGCTGAAATTAAACCCGGTTCATATCGATTTGTGGGGAGTTTACATCACAACTCCTGAAGTTTCAAAAGAAAAAGCGACCGTAAAAATTGAGACACAAATTACTGCTTCCGAATCTGCTGAAGGACTGTCAATAAAAGGGCAGATGATTAATGCCGACGGACAGATTGTGGCACAATGGAATTCACCAGTAGATTTAAAACAGGCGTCTTCTGTTTTGCAAACTGAATTAGAATATCCATCATTATGGTCACCTGAAAGTCCGGCTTTATATACGGCAAAAATACAGCTACTTGACGGCGATATGGTTATTGACCAGCATGATGAAAAATTTGGAATCCGTTCCATAGATTTTTCTCCTGAAGAAGGATTTTTATTGAACGGAGAAAGTGTTTTACTAAAAGGTGGCTGTTTGCATCACGACAACGGTCCTCTGGGATCGGCTGCATTTAAAGCGGCTGAATATCGTCGTGTAAAAACCATGAAAGACAATGGTTTTAATGCCATTCGAACCTCGCATAATCCACCTTCGAAACATTTCCTCATTGCCTGCGACGAATTGGGAATTTTGGTAATGGATGAGTCATTTGATCACTGGCAACGTGGCAAAAACGATCAGGACTATCATCTTTATTTTGACGACTGGTGGGAGCGGGACCTGGAATCGATGGTATTGCGCGACCGAAATCACCCGTCGATTGTGATCTGGAGTGTAGGTAACGAAATCAACGAGCGTGCCGATTCGTCAGGTCTGGCCATATTTAAATTTCTTCGCGAAAAAGTACTCACTATGGATAATACGCGTCCGGTAACACAGGCCATTTGTCATTTTTGGGATCATCCCGGATGGGACTGGGATCGCACGATTCCGGCTTTTGCACAAATGGATATTCACGGCTATAATTACCAATGGAAAAATTACGAACCTGATCATGAGAAACACGCTGAACGTATAATTGTGGGCACGGAATCTTTTCCTAAAGAAGCGTTCGATAACTGGGACCTGGTAGAAAAACATCCTTACGTAATTGGTGATTTTGTGTGGACCGGAATGGACTACCTTGGTGAGAGCGGAATCGGGCATAATAATCTCGATAATGAAAATGTTGGCTTTTTGCCGGATTGGCCTTGGTACAATGCCTATTGTGGCGATATAAACATCCTCGGCTACAAGAAACCACAAATGTATTACCGCGATGTGGTTTGGCGCAACAGCGAGTTGGAAATGCTGGTTCATGAACCTGTTCCTGATGGCAGAAAAGAGATGGTAAGCATGTGGGGATGGCCCGAAGAATGGAAAAGCTGGAACTGGGAAGGAAATGAAGGAACAGCGTTACAGGTGGCCGTTTATACACGTTGCGATCAGGTTCGCCTGGAGTTGAACGGAGAGGTGATCGGAACAAAAGATGTGGCGCAGAAAAACAGCGCTGTTCAGCAAATGGATATCCCTTCTGAATCGCGCCAAATAGAAGCATTAGCAGCTTATTTTGATGTTCCTTACCAGACTGGAGAATTGGTTGCCATTGGAATTAAAGATGGGAAAGAAGTGGTTCGGCAATCGTTAAAAACAGCAGGAAAGCCCGCAGCGCTAAAAGTCGTTGCTGAAAAGGAAAACGTAAAAGCATCGGTTAACGACCTGGCCTATTTTAATATTGAAGTTGTAGATGCCAATGGAAATTTAGTTCCAAATGCCGAGCTTCCTGTTGAATTTACCATTGAGGGAAATGGCAGTCTGCAGGCTGTTGCCAACGGAAATCCAAAAGATATGAAAAGCTTTCAGCAGCCACGTGTAAATACGTTTCGGGGTAAGTGTCAATTGATCGTTCGTCCGGGAGAAAACGGTGCAGAAATTAAGGTTACTGCTACCTCTGAAGGATTAGAAAGCAGTAATTACGCGGTTAAGGTTCTGTAA
- a CDS encoding NAD-dependent succinate-semialdehyde dehydrogenase: MLKSINPVTNEIVKNYQKHSEEGAEKIINSVDKIWHHWRSTSFHHRGQLMQNAASILRSKKEELALLMAQEMGKVKSEGIAEIEKCAWVCDYYAANAESFLENETIATQASKSYVSYQPLGTILAVMPWNFPFWQVFRFAAPTLMAGNTAVLKHASNVPGCSMAIEEIFREAGFPENVFRSLMIGSSMVEKVIKHKAIKAVSLTGSTPAGKSVAAIAGAELKKCVLELGGSDPYLILKDADLEMAAKICAAGRLLNAGQSCIGAKRFIVEEPVYAHFLELFTHEMNAAHFGDPFDEENTMGPMAREDLRDELHQQVVDSVNKGAEVIIGGEIPHRKGAFYPPTILENVQPGMPAYEEELFGPVASVIKVKDQEEAIRVANDTDFGLGAAVFTQNLKKGEHIAEIELEAGACFVNDFVKSDPRLPFGGIKTSGFGRELSVQGIKEFMNVKTVFVK, from the coding sequence ATTCAGTAGATAAAATCTGGCACCATTGGCGAAGTACTTCCTTTCATCATCGTGGGCAGCTGATGCAAAATGCAGCCAGTATTTTACGCAGCAAAAAAGAAGAGTTGGCTTTGCTCATGGCACAAGAAATGGGTAAAGTTAAAAGCGAAGGAATTGCTGAAATTGAAAAGTGCGCCTGGGTTTGCGACTATTATGCTGCCAATGCTGAATCGTTTCTTGAAAACGAAACCATTGCCACACAGGCCAGCAAATCGTATGTTTCGTATCAGCCGCTTGGAACCATTTTGGCTGTTATGCCCTGGAATTTTCCGTTTTGGCAGGTGTTTCGTTTTGCAGCTCCAACGCTTATGGCGGGCAACACAGCAGTGCTGAAACATGCCAGCAATGTACCGGGCTGTTCTATGGCTATCGAAGAGATTTTTCGTGAGGCAGGATTTCCTGAAAACGTATTTCGCTCGTTAATGATTGGCAGCTCTATGGTTGAAAAAGTGATAAAACACAAAGCCATAAAAGCAGTGAGTTTAACCGGAAGTACACCGGCCGGAAAAAGCGTTGCTGCAATTGCCGGAGCTGAATTGAAAAAATGTGTACTGGAACTGGGTGGCAGCGATCCGTACCTGATTTTAAAAGATGCCGACCTTGAAATGGCTGCTAAAATATGCGCTGCCGGGCGTTTGTTAAATGCCGGACAAAGTTGTATTGGTGCCAAGCGTTTTATCGTGGAAGAGCCGGTTTACGCGCATTTTCTGGAGCTTTTCACCCACGAAATGAATGCTGCACACTTTGGCGATCCGTTTGACGAGGAAAACACAATGGGACCAATGGCACGCGAAGATCTGCGCGATGAGTTACACCAGCAGGTTGTAGATTCGGTGAATAAAGGCGCCGAAGTAATTATAGGTGGTGAAATTCCGCATCGGAAAGGCGCTTTTTATCCGCCTACAATTTTGGAAAATGTACAACCGGGAATGCCGGCCTACGAAGAAGAGTTGTTTGGTCCGGTAGCTTCGGTAATAAAAGTGAAAGATCAGGAAGAAGCCATTCGTGTGGCAAACGATACCGATTTTGGATTGGGAGCAGCCGTGTTTACCCAAAATCTTAAAAAAGGCGAGCACATTGCTGAAATTGAGCTGGAAGCCGGTGCGTGTTTTGTTAACGATTTTGTGAAATCGGATCCGCGTTTACCTTTTGGCGGAATAAAAACCAGCGGATTTGGCCGCGAACTTTCCGTTCAAGGTATCAAAGAATTTATGAATGTAAAAACCGTTTTTGTAAAATAG